In Agrobacterium tumefaciens, a single genomic region encodes these proteins:
- a CDS encoding SDR family oxidoreductase encodes MKISGNTILITGGGSGIGRALAEAFHQAGNKVIISGRRQAVLDEVTAANPGMAAMVMDATDAEGIRAFADALVKAHPTLNAVINNAGIMRPEDIAAAPDYLDTAEETIATNLLAPIRLTAALLPHFLKQPVATVLTVSSGLAFVPMVLTPTYSATKSAIHAYSVALREQLKETPVEVIEIVPPYVQTTLMGEGQANDERAMPLEAFISEVMDILANRPDEKEVVVERCKPLRFAAQNGNFDQVFAMVNHMHP; translated from the coding sequence ATGAAAATCTCGGGCAATACCATTCTCATCACTGGCGGCGGTTCCGGCATCGGCCGGGCGCTGGCGGAAGCCTTTCATCAGGCCGGCAACAAGGTCATCATTTCCGGCCGCCGCCAGGCTGTGCTCGACGAGGTGACTGCCGCCAATCCCGGCATGGCCGCGATGGTCATGGACGCGACCGACGCCGAAGGCATTCGCGCTTTTGCCGACGCTCTGGTAAAAGCCCATCCCACCCTCAACGCCGTCATCAACAATGCCGGCATCATGCGGCCGGAAGACATCGCCGCCGCGCCTGACTATCTCGATACGGCGGAAGAAACCATCGCCACCAATCTCCTTGCCCCCATCCGGCTGACGGCAGCGCTTTTGCCGCATTTCCTCAAGCAACCGGTCGCCACGGTGCTGACGGTGTCCTCCGGCCTCGCCTTCGTGCCCATGGTTCTCACCCCCACCTACAGCGCCACCAAATCGGCCATCCATGCCTATTCCGTCGCGCTGCGCGAGCAGTTGAAGGAAACGCCGGTGGAGGTCATCGAAATCGTGCCGCCCTATGTGCAGACGACACTGATGGGCGAGGGGCAGGCCAATGATGAAAGAGCCATGCCGCTTGAAGCCTTCATTTCCGAAGTGATGGATATTCTCGCCAATCGCCCGGATGAGAAGGAAGTGGTGGTGGAACGCTGCAAGCCTTTGCGTTTTGCCGCGCAGAACGGCAATTTCGATCAGGTGTTCGCCATGGTCAACCATATGCATCCTTGA
- a CDS encoding AraC family transcriptional regulator: MGQAQFLMPKTVLPGVAAVVADSDRSFPRHMHDQFGIGLIERGAQKSLSGRGMVEAGAGHVITVNPGEVHDGIPLGEGGRAWRMLYLDIEIVRGAIADISEKDRGTFEFAYPVDTRPLAERFNAVFSAVTAKERPGETLDSDETLLMLLAHAMETVVNRPDMAAPDAIRRAKSSIDDDPARPFRLADLAGEAGMSQFRFLRAFARTTGLTPHNYLLQRRVHLARHALASGVRPAEAAFIAGFADQSHLNRFFVRQFGVTPGVYRAATRG, encoded by the coding sequence ATGGGCCAAGCCCAGTTCCTGATGCCGAAAACCGTTCTGCCCGGTGTCGCCGCCGTGGTGGCGGACAGCGACCGCTCCTTTCCGCGCCACATGCATGACCAGTTCGGCATCGGTCTGATCGAACGCGGCGCACAGAAATCGCTTTCCGGCCGCGGCATGGTGGAGGCCGGGGCCGGCCATGTCATCACCGTCAATCCGGGCGAGGTGCATGACGGCATTCCGCTCGGAGAGGGTGGCCGTGCCTGGCGCATGCTCTATCTCGACATTGAGATCGTCCGCGGCGCCATTGCCGATATCAGCGAGAAGGATCGCGGCACGTTCGAATTCGCCTATCCCGTGGATACGAGACCTCTGGCGGAGCGGTTCAACGCTGTCTTTTCCGCCGTCACTGCGAAGGAACGACCGGGCGAAACCCTTGATAGTGACGAGACCCTGCTGATGCTTCTGGCGCATGCCATGGAGACGGTGGTCAACCGGCCTGACATGGCTGCACCCGACGCCATAAGGCGGGCGAAAAGCAGCATCGATGACGACCCCGCCCGCCCGTTCCGCCTTGCCGATCTGGCCGGGGAGGCAGGCATGAGCCAGTTCCGCTTCCTGCGGGCCTTCGCCAGGACCACGGGCCTGACGCCGCACAACTATCTTCTCCAGCGCCGCGTCCATCTGGCCCGGCATGCGTTGGCTAGCGGCGTGCGGCCCGCCGAGGCCGCCTTCATTGCCGGTTTTGCCGACCAGAGCCATCTGAACCGGTTCTTTGTGCGCCAATTCGGAGTGACACCGGGAGTGTATCGGGCGGCGACACGCGGCTGA
- a CDS encoding LysE family translocator, protein MTPEFLITSFIVAASPGTGVVYTLAAGLSQGARASVVAAFGCTLGIVPHLLAAITGLAAILHTSALAFSVVKYLGVAYLLYMAWNTLREDGALKIDETRQRQKAARVIAEAILINLLNPKLSIFFFAFLPQFIAPGELSPTGRMVELGLIFMAMTFLVFALYGCFAASVRRQVVSRPAVLTWLRRSLAAAFVALGAKLALTER, encoded by the coding sequence ATGACACCCGAATTCCTCATCACATCCTTCATCGTCGCCGCCTCTCCCGGAACCGGCGTGGTCTACACGCTGGCCGCCGGCCTCTCGCAGGGGGCGAGGGCGAGCGTCGTCGCGGCCTTCGGCTGCACGCTCGGCATCGTGCCGCATCTGCTCGCCGCCATCACCGGGCTTGCCGCCATCCTGCACACCAGCGCACTGGCCTTCAGTGTGGTCAAATATCTGGGGGTTGCCTATCTCCTCTACATGGCGTGGAATACGCTGCGGGAAGATGGCGCACTGAAGATCGATGAGACGAGGCAGCGGCAGAAGGCCGCCCGCGTCATCGCTGAGGCGATCCTCATCAATCTGCTGAACCCGAAACTATCGATCTTCTTTTTCGCCTTTCTGCCGCAGTTCATCGCGCCGGGCGAGCTTTCGCCGACAGGCCGCATGGTCGAGCTCGGGCTGATCTTCATGGCCATGACGTTTCTGGTCTTTGCGCTTTACGGCTGCTTTGCCGCCTCGGTCCGGCGGCAGGTCGTGTCGCGCCCGGCGGTTCTTACCTGGCTGAGGCGCAGCTTGGCCGCCGCTTTCGTGGCGCTGGGTGCGAAGCTGGCCCTGACCGAGCGGTAA
- a CDS encoding aldo/keto reductase, which yields MYDVSANGANIPALGFGTFRIPEDDVRRILPEALKLGFRHVDTAQIYKNEGAVGEVIAQSGISRHDIFLTTKVWVDRFRHDDFLASVDESLAKLKTDYVDLLLLHWPQSDVPLAERMGALNAVRKAGKARNIGISNFNVALTEEAVKLSDTPLATNQIEYHPYLDQTKVISAARKHGMSVTAYYLMADGKVPNDPVLKDIGAKHGKTAAQVTLRWAVQQPDIVALSKTATESRLKENFDIFDFALTQEEMQAIHALARPNGRIVSPGHLAPDWDD from the coding sequence ATGTACGACGTCAGCGCGAATGGCGCGAATATTCCCGCCCTCGGTTTCGGCACCTTCCGCATCCCGGAAGACGATGTGAGGCGCATTCTGCCGGAAGCGTTGAAACTCGGTTTCCGCCATGTCGATACCGCGCAAATCTACAAGAACGAGGGTGCCGTCGGTGAAGTCATCGCGCAATCGGGCATTTCCCGGCACGATATCTTCCTGACCACCAAAGTGTGGGTGGACCGCTTCCGCCACGATGACTTTCTGGCTTCGGTCGATGAAAGCCTTGCGAAACTGAAGACTGACTATGTCGATCTGCTGCTGCTGCACTGGCCGCAAAGCGATGTGCCGCTTGCCGAGCGCATGGGCGCGCTGAATGCGGTGCGCAAGGCCGGCAAGGCCCGCAATATCGGCATTTCCAACTTCAACGTGGCGCTGACCGAAGAGGCGGTGAAACTCTCCGACACGCCCCTTGCCACCAACCAGATCGAATATCACCCCTATCTCGACCAGACGAAGGTGATTTCCGCGGCGCGCAAGCACGGCATGTCGGTGACGGCCTATTATCTGATGGCTGACGGCAAGGTGCCGAACGATCCTGTCCTGAAGGATATCGGCGCGAAGCACGGCAAGACCGCCGCGCAGGTGACCCTGCGCTGGGCGGTGCAGCAGCCGGATATCGTGGCGCTTTCCAAAACGGCGACGGAAAGTCGCCTCAAGGAGAATTTCGACATTTTCGATTTTGCGCTCACGCAAGAGGAAATGCAGGCGATCCATGCGCTCGCCAGGCCGAACGGCCGCATCGTCAGCCCCGGCCATCTGGCACCCGATTGGGACGACTGA
- the tam gene encoding trans-aconitate 2-methyltransferase, whose product MAWSAHQYLKFEDERTRPARDLLAQVPLERVLNGYDLGCGPGNSTELLTDRYGVNVITGIDSDDDMLEKAADRLPNTRFGKADLAKWKPAQKADLLYANAVFQWVPDHLAVLSQLMDQLESGGVLAVQMPDNLQEPTHTAMEATGANGTWKETFADGRLRRKPLPTPSDYFNALTPKSARVDVWHTIYNHPMKDADSIVEWVKGTGLRPYLKAAGEENHEAFLADYTRRIAAAYPPMADGRLLLRFPRLFVVAVKK is encoded by the coding sequence ATGGCATGGTCCGCCCACCAATATCTGAAATTCGAAGATGAGCGGACACGGCCCGCAAGGGACCTTCTGGCCCAGGTGCCGCTGGAGCGCGTGCTGAACGGCTATGATCTCGGCTGCGGCCCCGGCAATTCCACCGAGCTTCTGACCGATCGTTACGGCGTCAACGTCATCACCGGCATCGACAGCGACGACGACATGCTGGAAAAGGCAGCGGACCGGCTGCCGAACACCCGTTTCGGCAAGGCCGATCTTGCAAAATGGAAGCCGGCGCAAAAGGCCGACCTGCTTTATGCCAACGCGGTTTTCCAGTGGGTGCCGGACCACCTTGCCGTTTTATCACAACTGATGGACCAGTTGGAAAGCGGCGGCGTTCTGGCCGTGCAGATGCCCGACAATCTGCAGGAACCGACGCATACCGCGATGGAAGCAACCGGAGCGAACGGCACATGGAAAGAGACGTTTGCCGACGGCAGGCTACGCCGCAAGCCGCTGCCCACGCCATCCGACTACTTCAACGCGCTGACGCCGAAATCGGCCCGCGTGGATGTGTGGCACACCATCTACAATCACCCGATGAAGGATGCGGACAGCATCGTCGAATGGGTGAAGGGTACGGGGCTGCGCCCCTATCTTAAAGCCGCCGGCGAGGAAAACCACGAAGCCTTCCTCGCCGACTATACGCGGCGCATCGCAGCGGCCTATCCACCCATGGCGGACGGCCGGTTACTGTTGCGCTTCCCCCGACTTTTCGTGGTGGCGGTGAAGAAGTAG
- a CDS encoding branched-chain amino acid aminotransferase: MSVDTAPRSTTWTYVDGQWLPGNPPLIGPTSHAMWLASTVFDGARWFDGVAPDLDLHCQRVNRSAINMGMKPTMTAEEIETLALEGVGKFDGEMAIYIKPMYWAEHGMPGSVVAPDASSTRFALCLFEAPMDAGKPLTLTVSPLRRPSPETAMTDAKAGSLYPNSGRAILEARSRGFDNALMRDMNGNVAESASANIFMVKDGVVFTPVPNRTFLAGITRSRVIGLLRQAGFEVQEATLSVEDFREADEIFCSGNYSKVSPVVKLDDRELQAGPVARKALDLYMDWARLGADV; encoded by the coding sequence ATGAGCGTCGATACCGCACCCCGATCAACCACCTGGACCTATGTTGACGGTCAATGGCTGCCCGGCAATCCGCCGCTCATCGGCCCGACCTCGCACGCCATGTGGCTGGCCTCCACGGTGTTCGATGGCGCGCGCTGGTTTGATGGTGTAGCCCCCGATCTCGATCTGCATTGCCAGCGCGTCAACCGCTCTGCGATCAACATGGGCATGAAACCGACCATGACCGCGGAAGAGATCGAAACCCTGGCGCTGGAAGGCGTCGGGAAATTCGACGGCGAGATGGCAATCTATATCAAGCCGATGTATTGGGCCGAGCACGGCATGCCCGGCAGCGTCGTGGCGCCGGATGCCAGCTCCACCCGTTTTGCGCTCTGCCTCTTCGAAGCGCCGATGGATGCCGGCAAGCCGCTGACGCTTACCGTCTCGCCGCTGCGCCGTCCGTCGCCAGAGACCGCGATGACCGATGCCAAGGCCGGCAGCCTTTATCCCAATAGCGGCCGCGCCATTCTGGAAGCCCGCTCGCGCGGTTTCGACAATGCCCTGATGCGCGACATGAACGGCAATGTCGCCGAATCCGCCTCGGCCAACATCTTCATGGTCAAGGATGGCGTCGTCTTCACCCCTGTCCCGAACCGCACCTTCCTTGCCGGCATCACCCGTTCGCGCGTGATCGGCCTTCTGCGTCAGGCCGGTTTCGAAGTCCAGGAAGCGACGCTGTCGGTCGAAGATTTCCGCGAAGCCGATGAAATCTTCTGCTCGGGCAATTATTCCAAGGTTTCGCCTGTCGTGAAGCTGGATGACCGCGAATTGCAGGCAGGTCCGGTCGCCCGCAAGGCGCTTGATCTCTACATGGATTGGGCACGTCTCGGCGCAGACGTCTGA
- a CDS encoding methyl-accepting chemotaxis protein produces MSFSIRNVLVGFFLTISLALAGLVGTELSRSANRAGTFSEVAQLVSLDKLLFNALLNFRSERGDSATALTLDPSKSAGSIASVQAARLKVDAAMTAFLTQSASLDSAQLQAPLKRVKDVYAQFVELRKKVDANVSQPLDRREAGLDKTVMTLGGDFLASLEVGSMALEGTVRSLDQGQTGLIQLRSYGWSARALGGSATVVLNAAVAQNRPLTAQEMQQLGAFDAGAAFAWKATGDLVAHESTPQSLKDIYATADKTYFKGDFNTQRTKLIDDLNNGRTPAFTMDSWRTTVTENLGTIAKIASAAMDVLDANAAKAKQDAFIGAMLYLAVFVLTLALCIVSLAVIVGRVTRPISRLTNAMMELSGGNLAIDVAGAKRGDEIGEMARAVEIFREAAIRNRQLEADAVANREQAERDRIELQQRAEAEAEERLNQATGSLAGGLRRLASGDMVCEIATPFAPQFEALRHDFNSSVHQLREALTSVGQSVQTVNGGAHEVSSASDDLSRRTEQQAASLEETAAALEEITANVSATSKRAGEARDTVREARTKADLSGKVVRDAVSAMERIEHSSRQIGQIIGVIDEIAFQTNLLALNAGVEAARAGDAGKGFAVVAQEVRELAQRSANAAKEIKQLINTSAVAVGEGVKLVADTGVGLSEIEQLVLSVNTHMDAIATAAQEQSAGLSEVNTAVNHMDQATQQNAAMVEEMNAAGAGLAQECANLQALLAQFQLGQQASALRETARHMQRAASPARTPAAPIAAPARARPVAASRGNAAVAVKGDDWTEF; encoded by the coding sequence ATGTCTTTCAGCATTCGTAATGTACTTGTTGGATTTTTCCTTACAATCAGCCTTGCGCTGGCCGGTCTGGTCGGCACTGAATTGTCGCGATCGGCCAATCGCGCCGGCACGTTTTCAGAGGTCGCGCAGCTCGTCTCGCTCGACAAGCTGCTTTTCAATGCGCTTTTGAATTTCCGCAGCGAACGCGGCGACAGCGCCACTGCGTTGACGCTCGATCCGTCGAAATCGGCAGGCAGCATCGCCAGCGTGCAGGCCGCACGACTGAAGGTGGATGCCGCCATGACGGCGTTCCTTACACAGTCGGCATCGCTCGATAGCGCGCAGCTGCAGGCGCCGCTCAAGCGCGTGAAAGATGTCTATGCGCAGTTCGTCGAGCTCAGAAAGAAGGTCGACGCCAATGTCTCGCAGCCGCTCGACCGGCGCGAAGCTGGGCTCGACAAGACGGTCATGACGCTCGGCGGCGATTTCCTCGCCTCGCTCGAAGTCGGTTCGATGGCGCTTGAAGGCACTGTCCGCTCTCTCGATCAGGGCCAGACCGGTTTGATCCAGCTGCGCTCCTATGGCTGGTCCGCCCGCGCGCTGGGCGGCAGCGCCACCGTCGTTCTCAACGCTGCCGTTGCCCAGAACCGGCCCCTGACCGCGCAGGAAATGCAGCAGCTCGGCGCATTCGATGCCGGTGCGGCTTTCGCGTGGAAGGCGACCGGCGATCTGGTTGCCCATGAATCGACGCCGCAGTCGCTCAAGGATATCTACGCCACCGCGGACAAGACCTATTTCAAGGGCGATTTCAACACCCAACGCACCAAGCTCATCGATGACCTGAACAATGGCCGCACGCCCGCCTTCACCATGGATAGCTGGCGCACCACCGTCACCGAAAATCTCGGCACGATTGCAAAAATCGCCTCTGCCGCGATGGATGTGCTCGATGCCAATGCCGCAAAGGCAAAACAGGACGCCTTCATCGGTGCGATGCTCTATCTGGCCGTCTTCGTCCTTACGCTGGCGCTCTGCATTGTGTCGCTTGCCGTCATTGTCGGCCGCGTCACCCGGCCGATCAGCCGCCTGACCAACGCGATGATGGAGCTTTCGGGCGGCAATCTTGCAATCGATGTCGCCGGCGCAAAACGCGGTGATGAGATCGGCGAGATGGCCCGCGCCGTGGAAATCTTCCGCGAGGCGGCCATCCGTAACCGGCAGCTGGAAGCGGACGCCGTCGCCAATCGCGAGCAGGCCGAGCGGGACCGCATCGAGTTGCAGCAGCGCGCCGAGGCCGAGGCCGAAGAACGGCTCAACCAGGCCACGGGTTCGCTGGCGGGCGGTCTTCGCCGTCTCGCCTCCGGCGACATGGTCTGCGAGATCGCAACGCCGTTCGCGCCCCAATTCGAAGCGTTGCGACACGATTTCAACAGCTCCGTGCATCAGCTGCGCGAGGCGCTGACGAGCGTCGGCCAGTCCGTTCAGACGGTGAATGGCGGCGCGCATGAGGTTTCCTCGGCATCCGACGATCTTTCCCGCCGCACCGAGCAGCAGGCCGCTTCACTGGAAGAGACGGCTGCTGCGCTGGAAGAGATCACCGCCAATGTGTCCGCCACCTCCAAGCGGGCCGGCGAGGCGCGTGACACGGTGCGGGAAGCAAGGACAAAGGCCGATCTTTCCGGCAAGGTGGTGCGCGATGCCGTTTCCGCGATGGAACGCATCGAACATTCCTCGCGCCAGATCGGCCAGATCATCGGCGTCATCGACGAAATCGCCTTCCAGACCAACCTTCTGGCGCTGAATGCGGGCGTCGAGGCGGCAAGGGCGGGCGACGCCGGCAAGGGCTTTGCCGTCGTCGCACAGGAAGTTCGTGAACTGGCGCAGCGTTCCGCCAATGCGGCGAAGGAAATCAAGCAGCTCATCAACACCTCAGCCGTTGCGGTGGGTGAGGGCGTGAAGCTGGTTGCCGATACCGGCGTCGGGCTTTCCGAAATCGAGCAGCTGGTGCTGTCCGTCAACACCCATATGGATGCCATCGCCACGGCGGCGCAGGAGCAGTCGGCCGGTCTCTCCGAGGTCAATACCGCCGTCAACCACATGGATCAGGCTACGCAGCAGAATGCCGCCATGGTCGAGGAAATGAATGCGGCCGGTGCCGGTCTCGCGCAGGAATGTGCCAATCTCCAGGCCCTGCTTGCACAGTTCCAGCTCGGCCAGCAGGCCTCGGCATTGCGGGAGACGGCACGGCATATGCAGCGCGCCGCAAGCCCTGCGCGCACTCCGGCCGCACCCATCGCAGCACCTGCACGGGCCCGCCCCGTCGCCGCTTCGCGAGGCAATGCGGCTGTGGCTGTGAAGGGGGATGACTGGACGGAGTTCTGA
- a CDS encoding LysR family transcriptional regulator, whose translation MMDLDLRQMRSFMDVADLGSFSAAADRAGLTQPAISLHIRLLEKQLGVRLVERVGRRAQPTAAGRDFLIHARRISEEVAHAIETVAPHRSGATGSLRIGTGATACIYLLPPVLGRIRKAMPGIDIVVQTGNTHDILRLLEANTIDAAVVALPASGRSLDIRDIHLDELVAVFPHGSVPAATALTAEMLSIRSLLLYEGGNTRKLVDQWFSASGRTVQPAMELGSVEAIKKLAGAGLGLAIVPRMAVEHEGAASGLEWRSLEPPLERRIALAMRRDKHMTAPLRALAGALPDVGKG comes from the coding sequence ATGATGGACCTCGATCTCCGGCAGATGCGCAGTTTCATGGATGTGGCCGATCTCGGCAGTTTTTCCGCCGCCGCCGACAGAGCGGGGCTGACGCAGCCGGCGATCAGCCTGCATATAAGGCTTCTGGAAAAGCAGCTGGGCGTGCGGCTGGTCGAGCGCGTCGGCAGGCGTGCGCAGCCTACGGCCGCAGGGCGGGATTTTCTCATCCATGCAAGGCGCATATCCGAAGAGGTGGCGCATGCCATCGAAACGGTTGCGCCCCACCGCAGCGGGGCGACGGGCAGCCTGCGGATCGGCACGGGCGCCACCGCCTGCATCTACCTGCTGCCGCCGGTGCTCGGCCGCATCCGGAAGGCGATGCCGGGCATCGACATCGTCGTGCAAACAGGCAATACCCACGATATATTACGGCTTCTGGAGGCCAATACGATCGACGCGGCGGTGGTGGCCCTGCCCGCCAGCGGCCGCAGCCTCGATATCCGCGACATCCATCTCGACGAACTCGTCGCGGTGTTCCCGCATGGCTCCGTGCCTGCCGCAACGGCGCTGACTGCCGAAATGCTGTCGATCCGATCTTTGCTGCTTTACGAGGGCGGCAATACGCGCAAACTCGTGGACCAATGGTTTTCAGCCAGCGGCCGCACCGTGCAGCCCGCCATGGAACTGGGCAGCGTCGAGGCCATCAAGAAACTGGCGGGCGCAGGTCTTGGCCTTGCCATCGTGCCGCGCATGGCCGTGGAACATGAAGGTGCCGCATCCGGGCTTGAATGGCGCTCTCTCGAACCGCCGCTCGAACGGCGGATTGCGCTGGCGATGAGGCGCGACAAACATATGACCGCGCCGCTCAGGGCGCTTGCCGGTGCATTGCCGGATGTGGGGAAAGGGTGA
- a CDS encoding GNAT family N-acetyltransferase, which yields MQNEGVNDPQDKRMTLSTISSLSIRPCEEADIPAITEIYRDAVLHGRASFEIDPPNAETMAERRRLLVEGNYPYLVAEHDGKVAGYAYAGAYRARPAYGATVEDSVYIDPAMKGMGIGRKLLDALIAEATARGFRQMIAVIGDSANAASVGVHRAAGFELVGTFKSIGWKHGQWLDTVLMQRALGEGDTTPRF from the coding sequence ATGCAGAATGAGGGCGTGAATGATCCGCAGGACAAGAGAATGACCCTTTCCACCATTTCCAGCCTTTCGATCCGCCCCTGCGAGGAAGCGGATATTCCAGCCATTACCGAAATCTACCGCGATGCCGTGCTTCATGGCCGCGCCAGCTTCGAGATCGATCCGCCGAATGCGGAGACGATGGCCGAGCGACGCCGCCTGCTGGTGGAAGGCAACTATCCCTATCTCGTCGCCGAACACGATGGAAAAGTTGCCGGATATGCCTATGCCGGCGCCTATCGCGCCCGCCCGGCCTATGGCGCGACGGTCGAGGATTCCGTTTATATCGACCCGGCCATGAAGGGCATGGGCATCGGCCGCAAACTGCTCGATGCGCTGATCGCGGAAGCCACCGCGCGTGGCTTCCGGCAGATGATCGCCGTCATTGGAGATAGCGCCAATGCGGCTTCAGTCGGCGTGCACCGCGCTGCCGGTTTCGAGCTTGTCGGCACCTTCAAATCCATCGGCTGGAAACATGGCCAATGGCTGGACACGGTGCTGATGCAGCGGGCCTTGGGCGAGGGCGATACCACGCCGCGTTTCTAA
- a CDS encoding superoxide dismutase, with product MAFELPELPYDYDALAPYMSRETLEFHHDKHHKAYVDNGNKLAAEAGLSDLSLEEVVKKSFGTNAGLFNNAAQHYNHVHFWKWLKKDGGGNKLPGKLEQAFASDLGGYDKFKADFIAAGTTQFGSGWAWVSVKNGKLEISKTPNGENPLVHGAEPILGVDVWEHSYYIDYRNLRPKYLEAFVDNLINWDYVLERYEAAAK from the coding sequence ATGGCCTTCGAACTTCCTGAACTCCCCTACGACTACGACGCGCTTGCACCCTACATGTCGCGCGAGACGCTCGAGTTCCATCACGACAAGCACCACAAGGCTTACGTCGATAACGGCAACAAGCTGGCTGCCGAAGCCGGTCTTTCCGACCTGTCGCTCGAGGAAGTCGTGAAGAAGTCCTTTGGCACCAATGCCGGCCTCTTCAACAACGCTGCCCAGCATTACAACCACGTCCATTTCTGGAAGTGGCTGAAGAAGGACGGCGGCGGCAACAAGCTGCCGGGCAAGCTGGAACAGGCATTCGCCTCCGATCTCGGCGGCTATGACAAGTTCAAGGCCGATTTCATCGCCGCCGGCACCACGCAGTTCGGTTCCGGCTGGGCATGGGTTTCCGTCAAGAACGGCAAGCTCGAAATCTCCAAGACCCCGAACGGCGAAAACCCGCTGGTTCACGGCGCAGAGCCGATCCTCGGCGTCGACGTATGGGAACACTCCTACTACATCGACTACCGCAACCTGCGTCCGAAGTACCTCGAAGCCTTCGTTGATAACCTCATCAACTGGGACTACGTCCTGGAGCGTTACGAAGCCGCTGCCAAGTAA
- a CDS encoding metallophosphoesterase: MTEKSTPLFSFGIVADPQYADADPRPDMGRYYAESPKKLAEAIDTFNREDLAFVVTLGDIIDRGFENFDAILSVYDALRHPSVLLPGNHDFAVAPEHLSAIHARLGMKAPWYDFAIGDIRFVVLDGNEVSLFAPPPGDPRRVVAQERLKRLRDAGAINAQDWNASLSDGQFEWLRTVLEKADVAGERVIVLCHYPVYPENAHNMWDSPRILDLLGAHPSVAAWFNGHNHEGNYGTLGTTHFVNFKGMVDTPDQNTFAIADVFADRIVIRGFGREEDRVLEYLR; the protein is encoded by the coding sequence ATGACTGAAAAAAGCACGCCTCTCTTCTCCTTCGGCATTGTCGCCGATCCCCAATATGCCGACGCTGATCCCCGTCCGGACATGGGCCGTTATTATGCCGAAAGCCCGAAAAAGCTGGCTGAAGCGATCGACACCTTCAACCGTGAGGACCTCGCCTTCGTGGTGACGCTCGGCGATATCATCGATCGCGGCTTTGAAAATTTCGATGCGATCCTCAGCGTTTATGACGCGCTTCGCCACCCCTCGGTGCTGCTGCCGGGCAATCACGATTTCGCCGTTGCTCCCGAGCATCTTTCCGCCATCCACGCCCGCCTCGGCATGAAGGCCCCCTGGTATGATTTTGCCATCGGCGACATCCGTTTCGTCGTGCTTGACGGTAACGAGGTCAGCCTCTTCGCCCCGCCGCCCGGCGATCCGCGCCGCGTGGTTGCGCAGGAACGGTTGAAGCGCCTCAGGGATGCCGGTGCGATCAATGCACAGGACTGGAACGCCTCGCTCAGTGACGGCCAATTCGAATGGCTGCGCACCGTTCTGGAAAAGGCGGATGTGGCGGGCGAAAGGGTAATCGTGCTGTGCCACTATCCCGTCTATCCGGAAAACGCCCATAATATGTGGGACTCACCGCGCATCCTCGATCTTCTCGGCGCCCATCCGTCCGTTGCAGCGTGGTTCAACGGCCATAATCACGAGGGCAATTACGGGACGCTCGGCACAACCCACTTCGTCAATTTCAAGGGCATGGTGGATACGCCTGACCAAAACACCTTTGCCATCGCCGATGTCTTCGCCGACCGGATCGTGATTCGCGGTTTTGGGCGCGAGGAGGATCGGGTGCTGGAATACTTACGGTAA